Genomic segment of Vicugna pacos chromosome 31, VicPac4, whole genome shotgun sequence:
GGTGAGAGCTGGAAGGGACTGTGATGAGTATGACCTTGTCTTACAAAGAAACTGAAACCTGGAGAATGACCAAGCCCCGAAGGCCAGTTTGTCAGCAAAGCTGGAACTAGACTCTAAGGCACgtgttttctttcccttgtgtCCTTTTTATTAGTGACTTTTTCCTTTCGAAAATagcaaacatacacaaaaacGAGCTAGTATAATGAACCCGCTTTGTGCTTCCATTACTCAGCTTCAACAATATCCGTATATAAACAATTGTGTATTGTCTTTCCCTTTCCACAGATTATTTTGAATCACCTCGTTTTTTTCacctataaatattttttctctctcagagataagtaacattttaaaaacataatcgtAATATCAttatcatactttaaaaaaaaacagtaataaccTAACTGCTTCCATCAAAACCCACTGCCCCTTGATACAGTGAACAGCACAACTCTTACAGGTGCGGTGCTGCTTCACTCAGCAGCTGGGTTCTGAGATCTCGCTGTCAGTGACCTGCTTTACCATTGGATGAATAGAGGGTGAAATGGCTTCTGTGGTTGAAGACAGAAAACTTCACTGAATTTCTTCCAGGTTTACTTCTCGGTGAGATTCCGCAGTAGCGCCTAGAGTCTAGGGCGGTACTTACATAATCCTTAGGAACTTTGGATGATATTTACAGTCTGCTTTACCTGGGAGCATCCCATAGAGAACCAGAGACATTTATTTTCAGGCACCAGCTTCCTGTCCTGTCATATCTTCAAGTACATAAAGTCCAGCCATCTCTTCGTTACGTTGGGCCTCCCACGTCCTCGTTATCCTCCCCGTTAGTCTGAGGGCTCTGCTACCTCGTGTTAAACGCGCAGACACGGAAGTGCACACGTGTTCGTCAGCTACCTGTGATCCGAAATGGTCTGTAGCTTATCTTCGCTATCACTAGAATTGACTGTAAGTGAAGGAAATTGCACTTAGGAAACAAGGATTTTTCttgatgggtgtggctgtgacATCACACGGTCAGACTTAGGATCTGAGATTTCTTCACTGATCTGCAGTCATCATTTATGTTGTGCCCTGCGGTTTTTAAAACACTTCTTACCTTCATCATCTACTTTGATGGCCACAATTGTGAAGATGTGATGTGAATGCCAACTTTCTAGATAGCTTCCTGCCTCATCTAGTAGTTGTTTGAGTTCAGGTCTGATGGTATTGAATCCTTTGAGATGAATTAGTGTAACTTAAAATTCGAACATGTATTTTCTAGCTTTTTTGCACCTTGTACTGTGGCTTGGGTGCTCCGGGTTGGTACAGAAAGGCCCTGCAAACAACTTGCTAGTGCTGGTAGCTAACTGACTCCTTCAACTGCTGGCCTTCGCAGTCTGACCTTTGATAGGAAGGTAATAGTAACACTGAGAATCAGGAATTCCACTGATTGATTCGTACAgtaataaagaaaggaaaatccaTGAGCCTGACAAGCTTATGCTTTCTCACGCAGACTTTTCAACGGTCACATTGTCATAGGCTGGGCTGTTTATGTGCCCAGGGCTGTTGGTAAAAATAGAAAGAGGGCTGTCATGCTTCTGACTCCCCAGCTTCTTTCTCTGCACTCTTTTAGATTTCATGTAAAGGACTGCTGTTTATttggcttctgtttcttttttaaaacaacgATTTTTAAAGAACACTTCTCAGTTCTTACCGGGTTCAACTGGAAAAGTCTTTATTGTGAGTAGAAAATAATTGATGGTGAATGTATCGaactgagctttttttttctccctttttaattttttcttttactgtttgaGCCAGTTTTTTCTATTCCAAACAAAACCCTGAACCTTAATGCATGGACTTTTCTCTCCCCCTTGCCAGTGTGCCAATCTCCAGGGAGTCAAGATGCTCTGTTCTAATGCAGAGGGAGCATCCCTGAAACTGTGCAATTTTGAAGATCCCTCTGGTCTCAAAGCCAATTTAGAAGGTGAGACTGCATCTGTAATTACCATCTCTAAGGTGAAAACACACCAGTAAGAGGAAAGCCAGCAGGATAACTGTTACTGGTGAAAACATGGTAACCGCAGGGAAGGGAGGCAGATTACTTCCATCCTGTCATCACACTTAGAGAATCTGCAAAAAGCTAAGACGTTGCTTGGTCTCCGTCATGCTAACCAACAAGGAGAACTTGGGAAATCTGGCCTCCAATACTTAAGGAGGCTTCAGTCGGAGAATTAAGTATCAACATCTTAAACTTTCAGACAACAGCAAACTTTTATGGACCAAAATTAAGAACTTCGGTTTACATAAAGCCAGGCAGTTTTTTGTCACTTCTGAATGTACTGTTTTGTTGCTCTGTTGTGTTCTTGAACTGGTCACTTTGTTTATTTGCATAATTAGAAGACAGTATTTAACCTCCACTGCCATGAACTTTCAGAGCCATATTATAAAACTGCTAATTATCCTAAGACTGAATTGAATTCCTCCCTCAAAAATACAGACTAAAACATTCTTAATTCATAGTATAAGCAAACAGACTGTTAACAAAGAACTCCTTGTATATGTATGTTGGTTGAGAGACTGAGATTTATCGTTCAGTCATTTCCAAAGGTTCCAAAGGTTCTTCACCTCCCATTAAGCCATCTTGCATCTTTTGAAGGTAGATGACTTTAAATGCTTTTACGTTCAACGACGCCTACAAATATTCCCTGTAGGTGCTAATCTGAAAGGTGTGGATATGGAAGGAAGTCAAATGACAGGAATTAACCTGAGAGTTGCTACCTTGAAAAATGCGAAGTTGAAGAACTGTAACCTCAGAGGAGCGACTCTGGCAGGAACTGACTTAGAGGTGAGTTACCACGTGGAGTTTTTGTTCATCTAGAATTTCTGAGTAGCTCCTACAGAATGTATTGAAATCATAAACAAAGTGGTTGGCTGATCACAACTGCCAGGAAACATGCCAGCCCAGCTGATGCTTTCAATTGCTTGTTTAAACAAATTTGAATTCCAGGGCAGGATTGGGTTACCTCAGTTAACAGGTACCAGTTTCAGATTTGAAGATTCATCTGGCATTCAGTCTGAGTTGATttcatttctcctcttttccttggGTCTCCCTCAAGTAGGTGAGTTTGATAGATGCTTTTTTAATCCAGTCAAttgtatttttcttaagttttaatTCCAAACAGAATTAGATGGGGCCGGATTATTTCTTGAGCTACTTGAGAAATTTAAATGAGATCTGAATTTGAAATCAGGTTTAAGGGAAAGCCTGTTCTAAACTGGCATCATATTCTTTTAGAATCTCAACCTGAGATTATAATTTTGTCCAGTCATCTTTGTCATCATTGTCTTCTGTCTGCCATCTTGATTTGCAGGCTCAGCTAGTGGACTCAGTAGTTGTTACTAGGCCAACGTCATCAGTGTCCGGCAGCACTTTCTGCAAAGACGGGCATGTTCTATGCCTGTGCTGTTCAGTCCAGCAGCCCCAACCACACATGGCTGCTGAGCTCTTAAAACGTGGGTAGTGCAACTGAGggatggatttttaaattttaattttaaaaaaaaattttgttatttgaagtgtagctgatctacagtgttagtttcagccgcacagcaaagcaattcagttacacatatacattgctttttcagattcttttccattatgttattacgaGAATttgaatacaattccctgtgctatatagtaggtccttgttgtttacccattgtatatatagtaatgtgtatctgttaatcccaaactcctaatttatccctcccccagcccttccccctttggtaaccatagttttctatgtctgtaagtctctttttggtttgtaaataaaatttgtatcccctttttatttttcagttccacatataagtgataccatatgatacttgtctttctctgtctgacttaatataataatctcaaggtccatccatgttgctgcaaattgcaaattttatttaattttaattcatttaaagataAACAGCCGTATGTGGCTGGGACTATCATATTGAACAGTACAGCCCTATACAATAAAGTCTGGCACAGATTGGGTTGTAGAGAACAGTATGTCAACATCTAGTGtgctgctgaatttttttttaatgttttctccttGTTCTCTTGATAGCTCTTAGCATAGtagcagccccccccccccgtaaaCTTAAAGGCAAAAAGAACCAGCCTGAGGCCAAAGGTATAAACCTATTCTAAGCacaattatttaaatgtttatgatTTGTTACTGTCACCTAAGATGATGGTTTTTCCCCTTGGCTTTAGTTACCATGTAGTCAATGTGGTTCAGTAGCAAAAAGCCTCCCTCTAATCTCACTGGTGGCGCAGACTAACCAACCAGGGGCTGTTGAGGCGCAGCCGCTGATGTTTTACCCTAAAAGATCATGTGCAGTCACCCGCATCTCTAACCATTGTCTCCGTCATCCCCGGGGACTTGGCCAAAACCCCTGTCTCATCTGTTCACTCCCTGATCTCAAGGGAAATCTGAAAGCAGCTCCCAGTCATGGTGCGGGTTGCCGTTGCATACATTTGTTCAAACCCAGTGAACTGTACAAGTAATTCTGGGGTTTAAAATAAGGCAGTTCCCTGCTCTAAGAATGTCAGGGCTGGGGAATGGAAAAAATCTGTTACATAATTTAATCATTAAGCAAAATCCCTTTCTCTCAGATTCTTTTAagccatctccccaccccccatgccCGTTGTTCATGGACTGTGGTGAAATTGTTTAGATACTGTTGACTGCGTTGGAGCCCATCTGGATTTTAAATGCCTGATGCTAAAATACGTGAACAAAAGGGACATGCTTCGTTGTCAACCTTTGTTTGTACACGTCTGTGGTGGTCAGCCTGAGCATCAACTGGAGAGGAGAAAACCTGACTTTCTTCCAAAGCTTCTGGAAGTTTCCCTGAAATAACTGAGTTACTACGTAGGAACATTTTCCTGTGTGCCCAGGAATCAATTTGACCTCTTAAATGGTGCATATTGTTTTTGTCCTGCAGAATTGTGACCTGTCTGGGTGTGACCTTCAAGAAGCCAACCTGAGGGGTTCCAACGTGAAGGGCGCCATCTTTGAAGAGATGCTGACCCCACTACACATGTCACAGAGCGTCAGATGAGACTTAGGGCTGGAGGAAGACGCTCACGGTGAAAAACGTGTTCCTTACCACTTTTCTTTCTCCACCCACTCAGTTGTCTAGAAGAAATAACACTGtgagggaataaaaaaaaaaaaacatttagaggATTACGCTTGTTCTCAGCGGTGCATAAGGGGGAAGAAGTCACTTTCCCCCCCACATTCTGATTTTAACAGAGAAGCACTCATTTAACTGATGTAGGGAAGCTAGATTAGCGTGCTGCCTTTTGAGTGGAGTAGGGGGATTTGCCTGGCTTTGGGACCAGGAATATAGTatctcttttatttgcttttacaTAGGCATGCTGTGGAAATACCATCCTGGTTTGAGACGCATTTGAGGATTTTAATTTATGAAAAGCACAACATATGCAATTATATTTATTGACTCTCTAGATGCAGTATGGATATTTAAATTGTTAAActttatgaaaattttgaaaaggtCGTTCAGGTTTACAAATAGCTTTAGTGACGCCTCCCGTACTTTAAATACCTGCCACGCCATGTGCATATGGTGAGATCAGACTCCCCAAGGCTCTCTTTTcaggttagtttttttttttaaagaacaaaacagTAGCTAAATTAAAGAAATCCTCTGTTACTGATTGAGACAGAGTGGAAGGAAAGACATCATTATACATCACTGTCAGCTGAAGTTACAGTGGACCTCTCCGGATGGAGGAAGGATTTACCTGTAGCTGCAGCTTTTCAATGCACATTCTTGAGGATTTCATTCTAAGCAAGTTCCACTACCAGACCAGGCAATTTTATCAACTTACACTACTGGCTAGTTTCCTCCTGAACAGTCAAAACAAGCGTAGGAAGATAGTTGAAAACCAAAAAGCCAAGGTGCGTGAATAACATTCATTTATAGTTGAAACGGGGCCAGCCTGGACGTAGGTATCAAATCCCAATCCACTGCAGTCAAAGCTATAAAATGTGAATGACCATGGCAAATCCATCTTTCAGGAGTCAACATACTAGAGTTGTAGCTCAAACTCTACAATGGAGAACGAGGGCTTCTAAACTGACAGTTGCATTACAGTTATCAAAAAACTTAAAGGCATTGGGCTGGTCCAAGATGTAAAACCAATCATTCAGCGCCTGTGGTTCTTACATTTCTGATTTAAGCGAATTTTAgcctggttttcttgcatcatcATCTCTGCAGAAGCAGGGTTAGGGCCTGCGTTTACTCGTGACCTGTGTCCCTATGTCTACCACAAGAGCAGGGATGTAAGCTGTGTCCAAATGGGTTCTGAATTCTACAGACTTACCAGTTTGAGGCAAGGAATTGTTAAAAACCACTTCGTCTCCTTTGGGAGAACGACATGTCTTCAATATTTACGTAGCTTAtcctatacatacatatgcaaCGCTTTCCTGAACAGTAAAGGGTACGTGTGCAGAGCGGGAGGGCAGCAGACCTTTACAGGTGAAGGAAAGCAACTtcagaaatgaattattttctttgctttatcaTTTTTACCAAGACAGAGAAGAATTGTATTGAGAGAGATCTATTTTCATAATCAATATGTgcctaaattatatttaaatcatTTCACTCTGTACTATATTTTCAATAATTATATAATGTGTTGTCCATCCACTTAAGGGTACCTCTGTAGACATAACCTAAAACTGCAGACGAATCTGAAGGATCCAAACACGGTATGCTTAGAAAATGCAGATTTTGGATCTAATGTGTACTGCATTAATAAATGATGTGAAATGTTGAAAAGGAGTTTCTTGTCTTGCTTTTGAAAATCAGCACCTTCCAGATTTTGCTTACATTTCTTCAATTTGTGTTGAAGACCAAGCCTGAGGGGCTGGGAGGAAAAGGAAGCACAGTGTAACACGTACCGTGGAGGTGACGGTGCCTTTAGTTATTTCTCTATGCGGGATTATTTTATGATCCTTTTCTGAGAGTCCGCCAAGCTAACAAGACAGAGACGTTTTATCAATGCTGAACAAAAGACTGTCTTCCCGTAATTCATTTAATTTGTGTTACTCTTTGATGAACAGGGCCAGTTAGCTTTATTAGGTTGGTTAAACACATTGCCCCTAAAATGTTCTCAGCTGACAACTAGGAGAAAGGAGtttaaggagggagggagggaacattTCAAAACAGTAGAACTTCCATTAACCCTAGCAATGAGACACGTTACTACATGCAGTTTAGTTTACGTAAAAACAGAGTTGTTTGGGGAGGGATGGGAAAGGGCTAGAAAATGGTTTAACCTAAATTAGCTAAGTATCCACACAGAAAATTCAGTACTCATGCATTTGTTTAAAGCAATGCATATTATGCTGTAATCCAGTCTTTCAACTACAGTTTGACATTTTAGTAGGAAATACTGTAAATCCATTTTCTTAAGAAGTTTACTGTCATAAATCCAGACTTGGAATATTTTCTCCAACTGTTCATTTTATGAATTGCAAGTAAATCTACCCCAAGTcaactttaaatcatctttaatataCGAAAAGCCCTAGAATTTTATTAACTCTCCAAGGAAGTACTATCTTTAAAAGGTACCACTCTACGAAGAAAAGCAGTTAACGTACTTTCCGTATGAAGCATCTTATGCAAGGATTAATTCTCTAAAACCTTTTTACAACCTTGGATATGTCAGCAGGAGTTCATGAGTCCATCCTGCTGAGATTTTACATCAGGACAAAAAAGGTTTTCATCTGTCATTCAGCAAGATTACTAAatcatttttgttccattttactatttttgaggTGCATCCCTTGATGCTGAAAAGCCATCTTCTCTCTAAAGCCATACtttaaaatttgggaaatttctaaatttagggggaaaatgtATAATTATAGACATCCAATTATTTAAACCCAATTTACTAAATTCAGCTTCATGGTCAATTGCTCTATCCTTGGAGCTATGAAAATGATCTAAGTTTGTCACTAAACATCCAAGTTCCATTCATTGCATATTTGTTTGATACCCTATTTGTGTGCTGTAGAAAATAAGACAAGTTGGGCTTTGCCCTTGAGATCTATGGCCATGCTAAGGCAGACTTTGCAGGCATGAAGCGTATCAAACGAATTCATAGACCATGTGGCTGTGTTCATCTaaaaatttcaaagcatttttcaaaaattgaatacCAACTGATAGAAATAACCTACAAGAAATCCAGTGATGCTTAACCAGAGATAAGTGATTAACGTGACAATAAGGATCAGCAGTCTCACCTCCCTGTTCAGGAGCCCTAAGCAAAGACCATATCTGCTTGAGCAGCAGTCACTGTCAGAAGCACATCTCTTCCAGCAAACAGGAAATCAGCTGGACCGTTTATAAACAAACACCCATTCAAACATAATGGACTCTTGTTGAAAACCAACCTCTCACTGCCTTTATCATAGTGAGATGGGAGTCTACCACTTCATGTCAGAATGGCACTACACATTTCTccagggaagacatacaaatggccaacaggcacatgcaaaaatgctcagtatcactcattatcagagaaatgcaaatccaaactacaatgaagtatcgcctcacaccagtcagaatggccatcatttaaaagtccaccaaacaagaaatgctggagaggctgtggagaacagggaaccctcctacaccattggtggaaatgtaatttggtgcagccactatggaaaatggtaaggaggttcctgaaaaaactaaaaatagacttgccatatgatcagcaatcccactccgggcatatatccaggggaaactccaatttgaaaagatacctgcatccCAACATTCACagcggcactatttacaacagccaagacagggaagcaacctaaatgtccactgacagatgactggataaagaagttgtggtacatatacacaacagaatacaaaagccataaaaaagaacgaaatagtgccatttgcatcaacaagAATGGACTCAGATTATCATACTAGGTAAAGTACGTCACACAAAAACATcacgtgatatcacttacatgtggaatctaaaaacatgatacaaatgaacttatttacaaaacagaaacagactcacacacatagaaaacaaactatggttaccaaaagggtaaagtgagggggagggataaattaggagtttgggattagcagatacaactgctatatataaaatagacaaacaacaaggacctactatatagcacagggaactgtattcaaattcttgtaataacatataatggaaaagaatatgtagtcatttttatggctgaatagtattccactgtataaatataccacattttctttatccagtcatctgttgatggatatttaggctgtttccatgtcttggctattgtaaatagtgctgctatgaacattggtgtgcaggtgtcttttgtgaagtagggttccttccggatatatgcctaggaatgggattacaatataacaccatttgcagcaacatggatgtccctggagaatgtcattcaaaagagagagaaaaataccatatgagattgctcatatgtggaatctaaaaaaaaaaaaaaaaagaacataaaatacaaaacagaaacagattcatagacatagatacaaacttgtggttgccaagtgagcggagggtgggaagggacagactgggagttcaaaatttatagatactgacatgcatacgcagaatagataaacaagattatactgtatagcactgggaaatatatacaagatcttgtgatagctcacagcgaaaaaaaatgtgacaatgaatatatgtatgttcatatataactgaaaagttgttctctacactggaatttgacacaacattgtaaaatgactataactcaataaaaagatgttaaaaaaaaaacagacacccCAGTGAAAACTGGATGCATGTCACATGTAGATGATTCAAATTTACTTAGAGTCAATAGtaaaaactacatttaaaattgactacacttcaataaaaaagtaaaaattcttcaaaacttgcaaaaaaaaataatatgtatatatgtatcactgaatcactatgctgtacactagaagctAACgtcactgtaaatcaactatacgtcaattaaaaaaaaagaaagaatggcaCCTAAATTATTTGAagtttctaaatgaaataattaaaataatttaagtgaGATAAAGTAAATCACTTATGCTCTATTTTTTAATTCCTCCTCTATTTGCATTTATACTTTAAAGTTTATCCTCTTCTTTACCCTACCACGGAGCTGACAACCTCCACAGAGGTGTCTGGGCAAAGTAGGAGTTTCTTTGGGCAGTATAAATATTGCTCTTTATGCTGAAATCCTGGCAACTGTAATCATTCCAAAGACACTGGTCAACAACTGACTCATTCAGCATCCTACTCAAGGAGAAATGGCAAATTCCAGCTCAGAAATGAACAAACatccagttatttttaaatgttctattgCTTGGTTAATGTAATAGGCCTGACATCCAATTGTACATGAAGGTTTAATTCTGTGTCAGATAAAACACAGCTCTGATGCAGAAGTAGAGGATAGCTCTAACCCGGTTAAAAGCTTACTTTGCCGGGGGGTGGGACAGCtgagtggtagggcgcatgcttagcatacacaaggtcctgggttcaatccccagtacctccattaaaaaataagtaaacatggagaattaagaggtacaaatcattaggtgtaaaataagctacaatgatggggaatatagccaatattttataattactataaatgggAATATCACCTTTAAAactttgtgaatcactatattgtatacctgtaacatatatggtacatcaactatacttcaattaaaaaatatgatattataaaatgaataaattttaaaatgtttttaaaaactaaatatataagcctaattatctctccccccaaaataagtAAAGAGGAAGagcaaattattccttttttttaaaaaagcccttACTTtgtattcatttactcattcattcacttattcgtTCAAATCTATACTTACTGAATGCTGACTGTGCTATGGATTTGTTAACAGATACTTAAATAAAATGGGATCCTTGAACATCCTGAGTTATAGCCCAGGGGTAAATTAGGGGAAGACAATCATGTGTTCAAGTAAATGTAATAAAGAGTAATGTCGCTCGCTTTTTCAAATGCTTGTGCTATGTAAATAAAAAGTCCAAGGGCTCACTGCTGGCATGGGACATCTACCCGCAAAATTTGGATAATGACCCCCCCTTTGCAGGACTATAATAATGAGCGAGGCTAGTCTCACTCACATGCCAGGTAACTATTATTTCTCATCTTTGTACTCCCACCGCCTTCAGTACAGGGATTCACAtgttttaactcaataagcatctTCCAGACATCCTGACTCGACATTTTTAATTATTACATGGCCTCGTCTGTGAAAGTGTCTACGTGAGCATTTAACATCACTTATTCTGAGACGGCTATCTTCCTCGAACTCTTGATGTGTCTGTCAGTTTTCTCAAGGGAATCCTACCTGGCTAGATATTAATCTCTCTGAATTGTAAAAGCCTTAGCCCTGGTTTTAATGGccaagatttaaataaatttaccagATACAGCAGTGGGTGCTCCAATTACATACACCATTAAAGGGTTTTATGTGAGGATTAAAAAACATTTactattaaaacaacaacaacacagtcCATGTGCAGTGCAATTTACCAGCAGGGGAGATTTTCAGTGTCCTGGAAAAGTTCCATATAAAAAGGACgctagaaaaatgaaaagtcagatTCAACACACTCCAAAGGAAGCTTGAGACGTTTTTGGCTCTCTACTCTCAAACAGGTAAAATGCTTTGTATTTCTAGCACTTTTTTCAGACTGCATGCCACTGTCTGTCCATAGCACATTTTACGCCCTAAGGGCTAAGGCCAGGAAAGGTGTCTAAAGAAATCTTGAACTTCAGGGTCCTTGCCACCCCAGCCACAGAGATCCAGCCTTTGGGAAATTGCAACAGCTCATCAACCAGTGTTGGATTTTGTCTTTAGCCTCTTCCCCACCAGTGAAAATTCATTTGTGAAAACTCCCCATGTCATCAGATAATTCAAGGCTGCCTTGGCCAGGGAGGCAGCTGGTCTGGGACCCCGTGCTTTGAAAAGTGTTGAGTCCTCTCTTACTTTCACAGATAGTCCAGCCAGCAATAAAGCAATAACGTGTGCAAGACCAGGACAGATACTCAGCAAAATGTAATTAGCACCGCAGTGCAGTCATTTAATGTCAAGCAACTTACATTAGCCAGAGATTCCTGGGAGGAGCCATTTTCCGAGCAGATGGCTCAAGCCTCTTATTCCTGGAATGAAAGCCAGTCAcagagtggggggtggggagtggaataTTAAGGCAAAAAAGCAAACTTGATAAAGGAGGAATCCTGGGATTTGGACaaccaaataaataagaaacattaAGACAGTTCAGTTCTAAAAACTACTCAACATGTGAGTTTAAAGGACTGACTCGAGatgcctcccacttctgtctTCTGCAGGGTTAGTGACACAAACCAGAGGTCTTTGCTCAACCCGGTCTGGATCAATTTTTGATGGTTGCATTGATGTTCCTTAGAATGGAGCCGATTTCCAAACTTCTAGCTGGACTTATTCTGCTGACTGTCTGTGTGGTGGGCTGCTCCAGCCAGCACTGGTCCTACGGATTGCGCCCTGGAGGAAAGAGAAATGCTGAAAACGTGATTGATTCTTTCCAAGAGGTAAGTGTGTCTCAGCTTCAAAATGAAACGTGGCTTATGGGATTCCATTGAACTAACATCCTGTGTGCCTTCAACTGTACTCTAGGCTCTAACCTAGGGATTCCGGGGGAGATAAGGCACTTATAAGGTCCCATTCCTGCTGTAATGCAGACAGGGACCAATGAGACAAAGAGCAGGAAGAATTCCAAGAGGAGCAAACGCAAGGGAGTGTGCCATTCTCTGAGGATACAGAATTGCCAAAGGAATTAGGAACCATG
This window contains:
- the GNRH1 gene encoding progonadoliberin-1, with amino-acid sequence MVALMFLRMEPISKLLAGLILLTVCVVGCSSQHWSYGLRPGGKRNAENVIDSFQEIAKEVDRLAEPQRFECTIHQPRSPLRDLKGALESLIEEETEQKKI